Genomic DNA from Triticum dicoccoides isolate Atlit2015 ecotype Zavitan chromosome 4B, WEW_v2.0, whole genome shotgun sequence:
gcactttcattccttccgatcttctagtttgcttgtttaactaacattcaggctatgttggcgtcttggagtaaccgcacggatccaccacaaatgggacccccaccaccacctgcgggagaacccccacacgtgcccacgtttgatgaatgggtggcactaggcagtgatggcccggttagtacatttgcctaactactgacaaactagttcttgttcattcaacactatcatattctatttaccgttagaatcttttctgaaacatgtaggggaccggtggctcgactcctgctccatcgaccccagtcactccgatctggcagagtggtggtggtcgtGGAGGTGGTTTTGGCagaggtggtggtggttttggcggaggtggtggttttggcggaggtggtggttttggcggaggttgtcttgcttgatgattccgtgcatgtggccgtcgtgccatgcctttcatattcctacttttatgatgtttcatgtcttgcactacttttatgttcatgaacttgagtcggtgatgatctttagatgatgtgatgaacttgagtatgtttagatgatgatggtgaacttgggtatgtttagatgatgaactgtcatatttctgcataatttcatattgttctgttttgaaatgctgtcaaatgaattggaaaagagaaaacagggaaaaaaactatgcctacggcaaagccgtcggcatatataagcccaggagtgaccagggctcgccacgtggcatatctatgcctacggcaaagccgtaggcatagatggaaatctatgccgacggctttgccgtaggcatacctctgctgCCAGGAGTAACCAGGAGTACCACGGGTTGCCACGTggcagagatatgccgacggctttgccgtcggcatacatCTGCCACGTGGCATTTCATGATTCGTCCgcgcttttgacggcgccgtccgttgccgtcagacgaaaaacactgccgacggctatactatgccgacggctgacgcCAGGCCGTTggcataggcccctatgccgacggtctgacaagactacgctgacgacatctacgccgacgggtctatgccgacggcttaggggcctatgccgacggcccgtggccgtaggcatagaccgcgagtccggtagtggtaGTGCTATCAATTTCTTTCATGAGTAGTAGAATCTGATGAGTTGCAGGAATTGTAAAAAAAGTGGTTGCTCTCCCTCTTCTCTTTTTCCTGAATAATTTACATACATCTCACCTCAGCATTTAGATATATGTTTTAGGGTTGCAATTAGCTTTGATAAGGACATCCCTCCTCCTTGCCGCGTCACTTCTTGTGCACCCATGGTCGGCTCTTACGAAGAGTGGCGAGCCCTTCTCCACCGACAAGCCAGATCCAGCTGGCTCCATGAGAGAACAACGGGCTCGGTGCCGATGCGGCGACACAGGCAGGGAGGGAAGCCGGCGACGCCGTGTgggagggaggggggagagggggatcCGGACGACACCGTCAAGGGTGCGGTGACGCCGCCGAGNNNNNNNNNNNNNNNNNNNNNNNNNNNNNNNNNNNNNNNNNNNNNNNNNNNNNNNNNNNNNNNNNNNNNNNNNNNNNNNNNNNNNNNNNNNNNNNNNNNNNNNNNNNNNNNNNNNNNNNNNNNNNNNNNNNNNNNNNNNNNNNNNNNNNNNNNNNNNNNNNNNNNNNNNNNNNNNNNNNNNNNNNNNNNNNNNNNNNNNNNNNNNNNNNNNNNNNNNNNNNNNNNNNNNNNNNNNNNNNNNNNNNNNNNNNNNNNNNNNNNNNNNNNNNNNNNNNNNNNNNNNNNNNNNNNNNNNNNNNNNNNNNNNNNNNNNNNNNNNNNNNNNNNNNNNNNNNNNNNNNNNNNNNNNNNNNNNNNNNNNNNNNNNNNNNNNNNNNNNNNNNNNNNNNNNNNNNNNNNNNNNNNNNNNNNNNNNNNNNNNNNNNNNNNNNNNNNNNNNNNNNNNNNNNNNNNNNNNNNNNNNNNNNNNNNNNNNNNNNNNNNNNNNNNNNNNNNNNNNNNNNNNNNNNNNNNNNNNNNNNNNNNNNNNNNNNNNNNNNNNNNNNNNNNNNNNNNNNNNNNNNNNNNNNNNNNNNNNNNNNGTGGAGAGGAGGAGCGCTGACGTTGTGGAGGGGCCGACCTtggaggggagaggaggggctTGCCGTGATGGGGGGATGAGGAGTCGGCCGACAGCGTGGAGGGGATAGGTGGGGTCAACTGACGACGCGGAATGAAGAGGAGGCGCCAAGAAAatgatggttgtgagtgtagatagtGAGAGGATTGCCGTGTCTTGTGGCCGTTGTGTAGTGAGGATAAGGTTGCGTAGGTTTATGTTTCATATGCATTCATCGGCTGACACATCTTGTAAATCATTGACAACATGCGTGTCGTGCATATATCGTGGACCCTATGCATACATCATTGTCGCCATAGATTAAAACTCTGAGGCACTTAGTGAAACCACAAAGATTTGTGAGGGAATTTAACGACGCACTCGACATAGCGTAACCTGGCTGGAATTCCGACATGTCTATAGATGACAACATATATTTCTGGTTGGTATTCGAGCGAGGATAAATGAGTAAATTTATATATTTCATTGTCATAACATTTAAGATAGAATCATTTCTTTTTGTTATCACTACATTCAACATAAATTCAAGATAATATTAATTTAGAAATTTGCATGGATGTGTTTGGCTATCTTGTTTATAATTTTATGCTCTCATGAAACCATAAATAATTGGCCCGTCAGGTTTGCAAGGTGAGTATTCTCCGTTGAATTTTTTTAAACCTACCATATGAAATATCCGTATTAACTACATATAGTACTTGCGCAGGCTGGTTTTGAGTTTAGGGAGAAGTTTCTATTGCTCAAATGTCATGCGAATGAAGCTAAAGATAATATTCTTGATATTGTGCGACTATATATTAAGCGCATCAAGTACTCTGTCCGTCCTAAAAAGCTTGTTTTGGATTTGTCTACATACGGGTGTATttaaacaaatctaagacaagcttTTGGGATGGAAGTAATAGATTTTAATTCATAACAGATTATTATTGGATCATTGCTCTTTATGTATAGATTACCAAATTATTTTTCTATGAACTTACATTGCAAGCGAAGTGTATTTCAATTACTACCCAATTGTTATTGGCTATCTTTTCTATAGATGCAAAATTTAACATACATTATGTTCAAATATATAACTCCAACAAAAtatttcaagagcccgtggcaacgcacggacatTCTACTAGTATTACAGAATTGTAGAGTTGAATACAGGAACATGACCTGACACATCTATCAAGAAAAGTAGCCTTCATGTTTGCTAATTTTCTGTAAAACGGATTTAATGTGCAGTTCTTGAGGATGTAACCCAGGCAATATCGGTAGGAGTACTAATTAGCATGCGCTATATGCTCTTCACGTGTGTATGCGCTGATGTTGACTACACTATGCAGGCTGCAGGTGCCTGTGCGGCCTATGCTGATCACTGTGTACATGCAGAGTGGACACTGTATGGCTCTGCTAATTGCCTGCGTTAATGAGCCTTACGCGGTCAGAAGGTGGACTCATGATGCATTCAGCCACACGGATCACGAAGTGAAGAAACGGCCAAGATAGAGGGTACCGGGAAGCTCGTCCTACACCACAACTTTCCGATATACGTCCTGCACACCTACTAACCAGCACCATTTCCTCTCGTATAGGCGTACTACAAAGGGCCGTTGGGAGTCTATTGGCTAAAGTACCTTCCTGACACCCTCTCCTCCAACACCAGCAGCGCTTCTTCTGATCGAATAGCCGTTGGAGTCTTGTACTGACTGGCCGATGTGCCTCTGGACAGAAACAAGTCCATGAGAGCATCAAATGCGCCACGCTCAAGTACCCTTATCTCGAGTGCTGTGATTGACCCTCGGCGCCTGCTTTCACGGTACATCTGATCAAAGCATTCCTCCACGGCCAAACAGCAATTCTCCATGACAGCTCGATCGATATCAGTCGTGACATGGTTACCCTCTCCACTGACTAGCTCCCAGAACAGGACGTAGTGGCCCGGCAAGGTGGATATGTCTGCATATGCAGTGCTGCCACCAAGCATGTAACCAAGGGGCCTAAGATGCAGCTCGTATGCTTGTGAAATGGCCTTCAGGAGATCCTCCTCGCTTATACTCTCGTAGTCTATTTTTAAGATGACACCACACCGTCCAGTGAAGCGGAACAGTGGCGTTGCGTTGTAGAATCCGCACACAGTAAGAAGGTCACCCACTCGGTATCTGTAAAGACCTGGCATGCAAACAACTGTTAAGTCAAAATCATAGTGTTTCTTACACAAGTTAGACTACAACTCTTTCAGCGGTTGTTGGATTGTTGATTTTATAACACCACAAAGCCTTCAAGTTAAGTAAGCAAAACAAATCAGGCTTACACAGGCAGGATTAATTGCCTTACTGCAGTGAAGTGCTAGTTCAATTCGGTTTCTTAATAATTGGCAGAGCAGATAACTACATTGATCATGTATTTGGACTAACGCCAAGAGAGAATAAATCATGATGTAGTCCTAGCACAGATACAACAGCTTTGAAAGAATGCAAGAAATCAGATTCGAGGTAATAATGAGTAGCTGACCTGCAAAGGTGGTGACAACCAGCTCGTAGCGCCGACCAATTTTGACATCCACAAGATCCACAAGCTTCAACTCGTCCAAATTGTCATACAAACCAGTACTCGCTTGCACCTTTTCATCGTCACCATGCGTGACCTCTGCAAACTCGAAGTAGGCAATGTTTGGAAGCAATGCGTACGACACAGCAGAAGGTAGATCAAGAGGGTTCAGATTGATCCCCGCGGCGCACTCTGTACACACGTACATGGGCGACACCAATGGCAGCCCAGCACCATAACTCTCAAGAACTGGAATGTACTGTGACATCGAACCGGTGGCAATGGCGAGGATGTACCGTGCTCCTGGCCAGAGCCTCCTGACTATCCCATCCCAGGGCTTCCTGGCACACTCGGCTGCGATCTCGTCGGCCAGTGCCGGGTCAGGTCCTCGCAGGTGACACGCAGCGACGGCATCACG
This window encodes:
- the LOC119293480 gene encoding probable indole-3-acetic acid-amido synthetase GH3.7: MMALLTEFDPADVGAGRGLIDRLTADAAALQRDVLTEILRRNSHTEYLRRFLDRAPPGASAADLREAFKERVPVAGYEDIKPYVRRIASGEPSSILCSEPITHLLTSSGTSGGQLKLFPSTAEKLDQRLFYNGVQALLRKMHLHPDQGDRRGKGMYLMFIFPGSLTSSGLPIMASSSAYYHSSQFREHDIGGFGRCTSPIEAVLCPDGRQSMYCQLLCGLLDRGVVDHVGGTFANAFIRGIQFLEDNWEEMCSNIRTGRLSDWITHAPLRDAVAACHLRGPDPALADEIAAECARKPWDGIVRRLWPGARYILAIATGSMSQYIPVLESYGAGLPLVSPMYVCTECAAGINLNPLDLPSAVSYALLPNIAYFEFAEVTHGDDEKVQASTGLYDNLDELKLVDLVDVKIGRRYELVVTTFAGLYRYRVGDLLTVCGFYNATPLFRFTGRCGVILKIDYESISEEDLLKAISQAYELHLRPLGYMLGGSTAYADISTLPGHYVLFWELVSGEGNHVTTDIDRAVMENCCLAVEECFDQMYRESRRRGSITALEIRVLERGAFDALMDLFLSRGTSASQYKTPTAIRSEEALLVLEERVSGRYFSQ